Proteins encoded by one window of Vitis vinifera cultivar Pinot Noir 40024 chromosome 10, ASM3070453v1:
- the LOC100254269 gene encoding mitotic-spindle organizing protein 1A-like, with translation MDPEASQTAREALDLTFHMSNILETGLDRHTVSVLVALCDLGLNPEALAAVVKELRREPFSSFPMPETPSSAS, from the coding sequence ATGGATCCAGAGGCTTCACAGACTGCCCGAGAAGCTCTGGACCTGACATTTCACATGTCGAACATTCTTGAAACAGGACTTGATCGCCACACCGTTTCAGTCCTCGTTGCTCTCTGTGACCTGGGTCTGAACCCTGAGGCACTGGCTGCTGTCGTCAAGGAACTTCGAAGAGAACCATTTTCCTCTTTCCCAATGCCAGAAACTCCATCATCTGCTTCGTAG
- the LOC100250871 gene encoding pentatricopeptide repeat-containing protein At1g30610, chloroplastic, with protein sequence MVYAQMGSFILQGIGCFSSNCNWNTSSSLGFSVSWRPSFGVAVNARRPNCITVNTLLREESNGRSADNGLLDKELEFKPSFGEYLKTMESVRTGKGKSQSRNLNRSKSSSRRGKGVLRMPSLERDEENVNLGDFDGHPYQEKKSKFGKQDELYKNSGGRSARGLVQDELDLGWKNDDENSSEIWEGKGSSKSQRDDKLKGRAFKADSSGLGSKGMRKRHEMNGAQVKKVGDEKIGIKKGNFNKSRKGFLEKGGDDILEIERAAFKNFEAFNDITVKKPVSKMEMEERIQKLAKLLNGADIDMPEWMFSKMMRSAKIRFTDHSILRVIQILGKLGNWRRALQVLEWLQLRERFKSHKLRYIYTAALDVLGKARRPVEALNVFYAMLQQMSSYPDLVAYHCIAVTLGQAGHMKELFDVIDCMRSPPRKKFKTGALEKWDPRLEPDIVVYNAVLNACVRRKQWEGAFWVLQQLKQQSQKPSITTYGLVMEVMFVCGKYNLVHEFFWKVQKSSIPNALTYKVLVNTLWREGKTDEAVLAVQDMEKRGVVGSAALYYDLARCLCSAGRCQEALMQIEKICKVANKPLVVTYTGLIQVCLDSGNIQNAAFIFNQMHEFCSPNLITCNVMLKAYLEHRMFEEAKGLFGKMLGDGNHISSKSDYNDRVLPDIYTFNTMIDACNAEKRWHDLEYVYERMLRHGFHFNAKRHLRIILDASRAGKEELLETTWKSLAGEGRVPPPLIKERFCMKLEKGDCAAAVSSITGHHMNELQEPFSKRAWLNLFTENAGRFQTESLVELMHEASVRIARADMPNPVLQNLLASCKEFLRTHMTVSSVSSDSSRTETATAIQSEVALKS encoded by the exons ATGGTATATGCGCAAATGGGTAGCTTTATTTTGCAAGGAATCGGATGTTTCTCTTCGAATTGCAACTGGAATACATCTTCATCACTTGGGTTTTCAGTTTCTTGGAGACCCAGTTTTGGTGTTGCAGTGAATGCGCGAAGACCCAACTGTATTACAGTTAATACTTTGTTGAGAGAAGAGTCTAATGGCAGGTCGGCCGATAACGGGCTTCTAGACAAAGAGCTTGAGTTCAAGCCTTCATTTGGTGAGTATTTGAAGACTATGGAGTCTGTTAGAACTGGCAAGGGGAAGAGCCAATCACGGAATTTAAATAGGTCTAAGAGTAGTTCAAGAAGGGGAAAAGGTGTTCTGAGGATGCCATCTTTGGAGAGAGATGAAGAGAATGTGAATTTGGGGGATTTTGATGGCCATCCATATCAAGAAAAGAAATCCAAATTCGGGAAGCAAGATGAATTATATAAGAATTCTGGTGGTCGAAGTGCCCGGGGCTTGGTTCAAGATGAACTAGACTTGGGATggaaaaatgatgatgaaaattcCTCTGAAATATGGGAAGGGAAGGGGTCTTCCAAGAGCCAAAGGGATGATAAATTGAAAGGACGTGCCTTTAAGGCAGATAGCAGTGGTCTTGGAAGCAAAGGAATGCGGAAAAGACATGAGATGAATGGGGCTCAAGTCAAGAAAGTAGGTGATGAAAAAATCGGTATTAAAAAGGGAAACTTCAATAAGAGCAGGAAGGGTTTCCTTGAGAAAGGTGGTGATGACATTTTGGAGATAGAAAGGGCTGCCTTCAAAAATTTTGAGGCATTCAATGACATTACAGTCAAGAAACCTGTTTCAAAGATGGAAATGGAAGAACGAATCCAGAAGCTAGCAAAGTT GTTGAATGGCGCAGACATTGATATGCCTGAGTGGATGTTCTCTAAGATGATGCGAAGTGCAAAAATAAGATTTACAGATCACTCTATTTTGAGAGTTATCCAGATATTGGGTAAGCTAGGAAATTGGAGGCGGGCGCTGCAAGTCCTTGAGTGGCTTCAATTGCGTGAACGCTTCAAATCCCACAAGCtcag ATACATTTACACTGCTGCACTGGATGTACTTGGAAAGGCAAGGCGACCTGTGGAGGCACTTAATGTATTCTATGCAATGCTG CAACAAATGTCCTCGTACCCCGACCTAGTAGCCTATCATTGTATTGCAGTCACTCTTGGACAAGCAGGACATATGAAGGAACTTTTTGATGTGATTGATTGCATGAGATCTCCTCCCAGGAAGAAGTTCAAGACAGGGGCACTTGAAAAGTGGGACCCGCGGTTGGAACCAGATATTGTTGTTTACAATGCT GTGCTAAATGCTTGTGTCCGACGGAAGCAATGGGAAGGAGCATTCTGGGTGTTGCAACAATTAAAGCAACAAAGCCAAAAACCTTCTATCACAACATATGGACTTGTGATGGAG GTGATGTTTGTATGTGGAAAGTACAATTTGGTTCATGAGTTTTTCTGGAAAGTGCAGAAATCTTCTATTCCTAATGCTTTGACATATAAAG TTCTCGTGAATACCCTATGGAGAGAAGGTAAAACGGATGAGGCTGTTTTGGCTGTTCAAGACATGGAAAAACGAGGCGTAGTGGGTTCTGCTGCTCTTTATTATGATCTTGCTCGTTGTCTCTGCAGTGCAGGAAGGTGCCAAGAAGCATTAATGCAG ATTGAGAAGATATGTAAGGTTGCAAATAAGCCTCTTGTAGTAACATACACTGGTTTAATTCAAGTTTGTCTGGACTCTGGAAACATTCAAAATGCAGCATTTATATTCAATCAAATGCATGAGTTTTGCTCACCAAATCTGATCACTTGCAACGTAATGCTGAAAGCATACCTGGAACATAGGATGTTTGAAGAAGCGAAAGGGCTGTTTGGGAAAATGTTAGGAGATGGGAATCATATCAGTAGTAAATCAGATTACAATGATAGGGTACTACCAGATATTTACACATTCAACACTATGATAGATGCATGCAATGCAgagaagaggtggcatgatcttGAGTATGTGTATGAACGGATGCTACGCCATGGGTTCCACTTCAATGCTAAACGACATCTACGGATAATACTGGATGCTTCCAGGGCTGGAAAG GAAGAGCTGCTGGAAACAACTTGGAAGAGCTTGGCTGGGGAGGGCCGGGTTCCACCTCCTCTTATCAAAGAAAGGTTTTGCATGAAACTGGAGAAAGGTGACTGTGCAGCTGCTGTATCCAGCATCACGGGTCATCACATGAACGAGCTGCAGGAGCCATTCTCCAAGAGGGCATGGTTGAATTTATTTACGGAAAATGCTGGTCGGTTTCAAACGGAGAGTCTTGTGGAGTTGATGCATGAGGCTAGTGTCCGTATTGCCAGAGCTGACATGCCAAACCCGGTATTACAGAATCTATTAGCATCTTGTAAAGAATTCTTGAGGACTCATATGACAGTATCTTCAGTATCTTCTGATAGTAGCCGAACAGAAACTGCCACGGCCATTCAATCTGAAGTGGCCTTAAAATCTTAa